In Candidatus Sulfurimonas marisnigri, a single genomic region encodes these proteins:
- a CDS encoding dTDP-4-dehydrorhamnose reductase family protein produces the protein MRTKILILGSTGLIGHQVYNYLKSNSDYKLLNISYRKKLQYDTIIADVRDEDYFVDIIKNIKPNYIVNCIGVLINGANENPENAIFINSYMPHRLTRLADEIGAKLIHISTDCVFSGNKKEPYIESDEKDGKDTYAKTKGLGEIINNKHLTLRTSVVGPELKTDGEELFHWFMNQSETINGFTKAIWSGVTTLELAKAVKWAIENDITGLYHVTNNKSINKNELLNLFKKYTKKDIEIIAVEGKEVDKSFIDTRKEIDYVIPSYDEMVKDMVNLIRNNKLYSQYKIG, from the coding sequence AAAATCAAACAGTGACTATAAACTTTTAAATATTTCATACAGAAAAAAATTACAATATGACACCATAATAGCAGATGTTAGAGATGAAGATTACTTTGTTGATATCATTAAGAATATAAAACCAAATTATATTGTTAACTGTATCGGCGTACTGATTAATGGGGCAAATGAAAATCCAGAAAATGCAATTTTTATAAATTCATATATGCCTCATAGATTAACAAGATTAGCAGATGAAATAGGTGCAAAACTAATACATATTTCAACTGACTGTGTTTTTTCAGGAAATAAAAAAGAACCATATATCGAGAGTGATGAAAAAGATGGCAAAGATACTTATGCAAAAACAAAAGGGCTCGGTGAGATTATAAATAACAAGCATCTTACGCTTCGTACTTCTGTAGTAGGTCCAGAGTTGAAAACAGATGGAGAAGAACTTTTTCACTGGTTTATGAATCAATCTGAAACTATCAATGGTTTTACTAAAGCTATTTGGTCAGGGGTGACTACGCTAGAACTTGCAAAAGCCGTAAAGTGGGCAATAGAAAATGATATAACAGGTCTATATCATGTGACGAACAATAAGTCGATAAACAAAAACGAGTTGCTTAATTTATTTAAAAAATATACAAAAAAAGATATTGAGATAATTGCAGTTGAGGGCAAGGAAGTTGATAAAAGCTTTATAGATACAAGAAAAGAGATTGACTATGTTATCCCAAGCTATGACGAGATGGTAAAAGACATGGTCAATTTAATAAGAAATAATAAATTATATTCTCAATATAAAATAGGTTAA